One window of the Silurus meridionalis isolate SWU-2019-XX chromosome 24, ASM1480568v1, whole genome shotgun sequence genome contains the following:
- the LOC124378338 gene encoding NACHT, LRR and PYD domains-containing protein 12-like, producing the protein MNGSTLTSLEALDELTDEELERFVFYLFRSPPEGFQKISKAKVQNKSRETVADEMIEIYGEKHALEVTIEILKIMKRNHLANEIQERMQQKRLKPDPNAVSSKKQRLADTPSKTGQPGQELQSVISKLKTCLKQENNFIVEETAKDKNKIPLNKIYTDLIITKGESRTHNNEHEILTSENSHCPYETSINFSDIFSRNEEGIRTVLTKGDAGIGKTVSVQKFIIDWAENKTNQDLIFMFVLPFRKLNLIKHDYSLHELLILLHPQLKGCHSDLYVDNKVLFIFDGLEESRIQMNFNQTFIISDADTKSTVEALIINLITKALLPSALIWITSRPAAANQIPSQYIDCVTEIQGFNDSQKEQYFRKRVTDKDKANRIIWHIRAARSLHIMCQIPIFCWISVTALQPWLTRKCKGESPTTLTEMYSHFLLVQINRKNEKFDKKHENNSMTLLESNKNMILKLAELAFKHLRTGNVLFYEEDLKMCGIDIEESFLRSGLCTEIFKMESEFYRIKTYCFVHLSFQEFFAALYVFHCYLCKNMEEIMFLPNTKEITLDVLMKHAVNEALKSKNGHFDLFLRFLHGMCLESNQRLLHGLLLHTMSSSESIEKIKQNLKRGQKRNINPERWLNLTQCLIEMKDYTLQQEIKTYLESKIKSKKLTLAQCSAMANMFQVSEEVIEELNLKKYNKTEEGCRRLIPALRNCKKAILANCNLTETSCENISSALQSANSPLRELDLSNNDLQDAGLKLIYKGLKCKLEILSVSNCNLTTVSCEDIAAALRLRTSSLKTLDLSYNDLQKGINQLFTGLKSPNCTLDTLRLSNCHVTVESCNYIAKALSPLKELDLSHNDLRDTGMKLLCDGLKSSCCNLNILKVSDCKLTEQSSPDVASLLSKENSSLRELDLSDNDLKDSGVKALSNGLSSSECVLEILRLSGCGLTKRTCYSLISALHLNPKHLIELDLDYNHLGPAERKQLSKIRKFPVYTLQTFSMNHNEELRTNPGLKKYAFKLTLDPNTANTHLSLTGDNTRISFKREHQPSQDHMGYPMQVLSKESLFGRCYWEVEWHRKASIAVAYKSFIKRGCKNNYVFGRSKKSWSLELSENDNHCAAVHNNKSISKSHPQGNRVGVFVDCSRGILSFYNICSDTQTLPIHTFHTNFRETLVAGFGLGHDEEASVSLIHS; encoded by the exons ATGAACGGATCAACGCTTACCTCCCTCGAAGCCCTGGATGAACTGACGGACGAGGAGTTGGAGAGATTTGTATTTTATCTTTTTCGTAGCCCACCAGAAGGTTTCCAAAAGATTTCAAAGGCGAAGGTGCAAAATAAATCAAGAGAAACAGTGGCTGATGAAATGATTGAAATATACGGGGAGAAACATGCTCTTGAAGTCACTATagagattttaaaaataatgaaaagaaaccATCTGGCAAATGAAATTCAGGAAAGAATGCAACAAAAACGTTTAAAGCCCGATCCAAATGCTGTATCTTCGAAGAAGCAGAGACTGGCTGATACTCCAAGCAAGACGGGTCAACCAG GACAAGAGCTTCAGAGTGTCATATCAAAACTGAAGACCTGTCTGAAGCAGGAAAATAATTTCATAGTTGAAGAGACGGCGAAAGATAAGAACAAGATTCCacttaataaaatatacacagacCTCATTATTACAAAAGGAGAGAGTAGAACCCATAATAACGAGCATGAAATTTTGACGAGTGAGAATTCGCACTGTCCGTATGAGACCAGCATCAACTTCAGTGACATCTTCAGTCGGAATGAGGAAGGAATCAGAACTGTTCTTACCAAGGGAGATGCTGGGATTGGAAAAACAGTGTCTGTGCAAAAATTCATAATTGACTGGGCTGAGAATAAAACCAATCAAGATttgatatttatgtttgtacttCCGTTTCGTAAACTGAACCTGATTAAACATGATTATAGTCTTCATGAACTTTTGATTCTCTTGCATCCCCAACTTAAAGGCTGTCACTCCGACTTGTATGTCGACAATAaagttttattcatatttgatGGCCTTGAGGAGAGCAGAATTCAAATGAACTTTAATCAAACTTTCATAATAAGTGACGCTGACACCAAATCCACAGTCGAAGCCTTAATTATAAACCTCATCACTAAGGCGCTCCTCCCTTCTGCTCTTATATGGATAACTTCCCGACCagcagcagccaatcagatcccCTCCCAGTACATTGACTGTGTGACAGAAATTCAGGGATTTAATGACTCCCAGAAGGAGCAGTACTTCAGAAAGCGAGTGACCGATAAAGACAAAGCCAACAGAATCATCTGGCACATCAGGGCTGCAAGGAGCCTTCATATCATGTGCCAAATTCCGATCTTCTGTTGGATTTCGGTTACTGCTCTTCAGCCGTGGCTTACACGCAAGTGCAAAGGAGAAAGTCCCACAACTCTGACTGAAATGTACTCTCACTTTTTACTCGTTCAAATAAACAGGAAGAACGAAAAATTCGACAAGAAACATGAAAACAACTCAATGACACTGCTGGAGTCCAACAAAAACATGATTCTGAAACTCGCCGAGTTGGCTTTCAAACATCTGCGAACAGGCAATGTACTTTTCTATGAAGAAGATCTGAAAATGTGTGGAATCGATATTGAAGAATCGTTTTTACGCTCTGGGCTTTGCACTGAAATATTCAAAATGGAATCTGAGTTTTATCGTATCAAAACTTACTGCTTTGTGCACTTGAGCTTCCAGGAATTTTTTGCCGCTCTCTATGTCTTCCATTGTTATTTATGCAAGAACATGGAAGAGATAATGTTCCTGCCAAATACCAAAGAAATAACTTTGGATGTTTTAATGAAGCATGCAGTGAATGAAGCCCTGAAAAGCAAGAATGGACATTTCGATCTTTTCCTCCGTTTTCTTCACGGCATGTGTTTGGAGTCTAACCAGAGACTCTTGCACGGTCTACTGCTCCATACCATGAGCAGCTCCGAGAGcattgagaaaataaaacagaaccTAAAACGtggacaaaaaagaaacatcaaCCCTGAGCGTTGGCTCAATCTCACGCAGTGCTTAATAGAAATGAAGGATTATACGCTCCAGCAAGAAATTAAGACTTACCTTGAGTCCAAAATTAAGTCCAAGAAGCTAACGCTTGCGCAATGTTCAGCCATGGCTAACATGTTTCAAGTTTCTGAGGAGGTGATAGAGGAGTTAAATctgaaaaaatacaataaaacagaagaGGGGTGTAGAAGACTAATCCCAGCTCTTAGGAATTGCAAAAAGGCTAT CCTGGCAAACTGTAACCTTACAGAGACATCCTGTGAAAACATCTCATCAGCTTTACAGTCAGCAAATTCACCCCTGAGAGAGCTGGACCTGAGCAACAATGACCTACAGGATGCAGGACTGAAACTGATTTACAAAGGACTGAAATGTAAATTAGAGATACTAAG TGTCTCCAACTGTAACCTCACCACAGTGTCATGTGAAGATATTGCTGCAGCTCTACGTTTAAGAACATCATCTCTAAAAACACTGGACCTGAGCTACAATGACCTGCAAAAGGGGATAAATCAGCTCTTTACTGGACTAAAGAGCCCAAACTGTACACTAGACACGTTACG GCTATCAAATTGTCATGTCACTGTAGAATCGTGTAACTACATCGCCAAAGCTCTGTCACCTTTAAAAGAGCTGGATCTGAGTCACAATGACCTGCGAGATACAGGAATGAAGCTGCTCTGTGATGGACTAAAGAGTTCCTGTTGTAATCTGAACATACTCAA AGTGTCAGACTGTAAACTCACAGAGCAGTCTTCTCCAGATGTTGCCTCACTTCTAAGTAAAGAAAACTCATCcctgagagaactggatctgAGCGATAACGACCTCAAGGATTCTGGTGTGAAAGCGTTATCTAATGGATTGTCGAGTTCGGAGTGTGTTCTGGAAATACTGAG GTTGTCTGGGTGTGGCCTCACAAAAAGGACCTGCTATTCACTCATTTCTGCTCTGCATTTAAACCCTAAACACCTCATTGAGCTGGATTTAGACTACAACCATCTAGGACCTGCAGAACGGAAACAACTTTCAAAAATTAGGAAATTTCCAGTATATACACTGCAGACCTTTAG TATGAACCACAATGAAGAGTTAAGAACAAATCCAGGACTCAAAAAAT ATGCCTTCAAACTGACGCTGGATCCCAACACGGCAAACACACATCTCTCGCTGACCGGCGATAACACCAGGATCTCATTTAAGAGAGAACATCAACCATCTCAAGACCACATGGGATACCCGATGCAGGTCTTGTCTAAGGAGAGTCTTTTTGGACGGTGTTACTGGGAGGTTGAGTGGCATCGAAAGGCCTCCATTGCTGTGGCCTACAAATCCTTCATCAAGAGGGGATGCAAAAATAACTATGTGTTTGGACGTTCAAAGAAGTCCTGGAGTCTGGAGTTATCCGAGAACGATAACCATTGCGCAGCAGTGCACAATAACAAGAGCATCTCCAAATCACATCCCCAGGGCAACAGAGTGGGAGTGTTTGTGGACTGCTCACGTGGAATTCTGTCCTTTTACAACATCTGCTCCGACACACAAACACTGCCCATACACACTTTCCACACAAACTTCAGAGAAACACTTGTTGCAGGATTTGGACTCGGTCATGATGAAGAGGCCTCCGTCTCTCTTATCCATTCTTGA